In a single window of the Cydia pomonella isolate Wapato2018A chromosome 2, ilCydPomo1, whole genome shotgun sequence genome:
- the LOC133515469 gene encoding thyrostimulin beta-5 subunit-like, whose product MSSRRSATSVAMVLFCVAVLCVGDARARCKLRKHIHKAMQTDFTGRRCWDDVKIQSCWGYCLSYEIADWRFPYKDSHHQVCGHEERKHASVKLRHCDPGVEPGTDTYHYIEATSCKCQVCSSEDTSCEWLPPDSSLLGGLVLKEEIEEED is encoded by the exons ATGTCATCAAGGCGTAGTGCGACATCAGTGGCCATGGTGCTATTCTGCGTGGCAGTGTTATGCGTAGGGGACGCGCGGGCGCGCTGCAAGTTGCGCAAACACATACATAAGGCCATGCAGACGGACTTTACTGGACGACGATGCTGGGACGACGTCAAGATACAGTCCTGCTGGGGATACTGTCTGTCCTACGAG ATTGCTGACTGGCGCTTCCCATATAAGGATTCGCACCACCAAGTCTGCGGTCACGAGGAGCGCAAGCACGCCTCAGTCAAACTGAGACACTGCGACCCCGGTGTGGAGCCCGGCACCGACACCTACCACTACATCGAGGCCACCAGCTGCAAGTGCCAG GTATGCTCATCAGAAGATACGAGCTGCGAGTGGTTGCCTCCCGACTCCAGCCTGCTCGGCGGCCTGGTCCTCAAGGAGGAGATAGAAGAGGAGGATTAA